From the genome of Malus sylvestris chromosome 6, drMalSylv7.2, whole genome shotgun sequence, one region includes:
- the LOC126625171 gene encoding flavin-containing monooxygenase FMO GS-OX-like 4, with amino-acid sequence MMKILQKIMVISNNSIVLSQSATIRPVLKTPRCRFLSDSVVHSSTMQPALASRHVAVIGAGAGGLIAARELWREGHKVVVFEREDQVGGTWVYTPKVESDPIGIHPNRTTVHSSMYESLRTNLPREVMGFRDYPFVAREGDEERDPRRFPGHKEVLMYLKDFSREFGVAEMVRLETEVVVVDAAEGGRWKVKSRSKGGGGVEDEIYDAVVVCNGHFTEPRLPQFTGINTWKGKQFHSHNYRHPEPFRDQVVILIGSSASAVDISREIAGVAKEVHIASRSVADETLQKQPGYDNMWLHSMIENAHDDGSVVFKDGSVVLADTILHCTGYKYHFPFLETNGTVTVDDNRVGPLYKHVLPPASAPSLSFVGIPWKVVPFPLFEFQSKWIAGLLSNRIALPSKEEMMEDVKAFYSLLEASGTPKRYTHNLGGCQFEYDDWIAAQCGCPVSEEWRKQMYSEVSKNKCARPETYRDEWEDDHLVLQAYEDFKKYTLNGVSNG; translated from the exons ATGAtgaaaattttacaaaaaattatggTAATATCCAACAACAGCATCGTTTTATCGCAATCCGCAACCATACGGCCAGTACTCAAAACACCAAGGTGCCGTTTTTTGTCCGACTCTGTTGTCCACAGTTCGACAATGCAACCCGCGCTGGCCTCGCGCCACGTGGCGGTGATCGGCGCCGGCGCGGGCGGCCTGATCGCGGCACGTGAGCTCTGGCGAGAAGGTCACAAAGTCGTCGTCTTCGAGCGAGAAGACCAAGTGGGCGGCACGTGGGTCTACACTCCGAAGGTGGAGTCCGACCCGATTGGGATCCACCCGAATCGGACGACGGTCCACTCGAGCATGTACGAGTCGCTGAGGACCAACCTCCCGAGAGAGGTGATGGGGTTCAGAGACTATCCATTTGTGGCCAGGGAAGGAGACGAAGAGAGAGACCCGAGAAGGTTTCCGGGTCACAAAGAGGTGCTGATGTACTTGAAGGATTTTTCCCGCGAGTTTGGGGTAGCGGAGATGGTGAGATTGGAAacggaggtggtggtggtggatgcGGCGGAGGGTGGGAGGTGGAAGGTGAAGTCGAGGAGTAAGGGAGGTGGGGGTGTGGAAGATGAAATCTATGATGCGGTGGTTGTGTGTAATGGGCATTTTACTGAGCCTCGCCTGCCCCAATTTACAG GCATCAATACATGGAAGGGGAAGCAATTTCACAGCCATAATTACCGTCATCCCGAGCCATTTCGAGATCAG GTTGTAATTTTGATAGGGAGCTCAGCCAGTGCTGTTGACATTTCACGAGAAATAGCTGGAGTTGCGAAAGAAGTCCACATTGCCTCTAGATCTGTTGCTGATGAAACCTTGCAAAAGCAGCCTGGCTATGATAACATGTGGCTTCATTCTATG ATCGAAAACGCACATGACGATGGCAGTGTTGTTTTCAAAGATGGAAGTGTTGTCCTTGCTGATACCATTCTCCATTGCACAGG GTACAAGTATCATTTCCCTTTTCTTGAAACCAATGGTACTGTGACTGTGGATGATAACCGCGTGGGGCCACTGTACAAGCATGTACTCCCACCAGCATCGGCTCCTTCACTTTCCTTTGTCGGGATACCATGGAAG GTTGTTCCTTTCCCACTGTTTGAATTTCAAAGCAAGTGGATAGCGGGTCTTTTGTCTAATCGAATTGCACTTCCTTCCAAAGAGGAGATGATGGAGGATGTCAAAGCTTTCTACTCTTTACTTGAAGCTTCTGGCACACCTAAACGATACACTCACAACTTGGGTGGTTGCCAG TTCGAATATGATGATTGGATTGCAGCTCAGTGTGGGTGTCCAGTCTCAGAAGAATGGAGAAAGCAAATGTATTCGGAGGTGTCAAAAAATAAGTGTGCCCGACCAGAGACGTATCGGGATGAGTGGGAAGACGACCATTTGGTGCTGCAAGCTTATGAGGACTTCAAGAAATACACCTTAAATGGAGTGAGCAATGGATAG
- the LOC126625175 gene encoding pentatricopeptide repeat-containing protein At4g18975, chloroplastic translates to MWKSPAMSFLVGRLTRLGVTRALILNSTYSTLVQAQISNQRAAKTTVALEDQHNHQGNSYDPEKNAEGEKRDQIGWNVPRKDKVNFLVKTLLDLSDSKEAVYGSLDGWVAWEEDFPIGKIRMALIALEKEQRWHRIVQVIKWMLSKGQGNTMGTYGQLIRALDMDQRPEEAHKFWEKKIGMDLHAVPWQLCKSMIAIYYRNNMLKNIVKLFEGLEAFDRKPPEKSIVRRVADAYEMLGMLEDKERVLQKYNHLFTENVALKKSKMALSKKNKKHG, encoded by the exons ATGTGGAAGTCTCCTGCCATGTCCTTTCTC GTTGGGCGGTTGACTCGGCTTGGAGTTACTAGGGCCCTAATTCTGAATTCGACTTACAGTACTTTGGTGCAAGCTCAAATATCTAACCAAAGAGCTGCAAAGACTACGGTGGCCTTGGAG GATCAACACAACCACCAAGGTAACAGTTACGATCCAGAGAAGAATGCTGAAGGCGAGAAAAGGGACCAAATAGGATGGAATGTTCCTAGAAAGGATAAGGTTAACTTTCTTGTAAAAACT CTTCTAGATCTCAGTGACAGTAAGGAGGCTGTTTACGGTTCTCTTGATGGATGGGTTGCATGGGAGGAAGACTTTCCCATTGGAAAAATTAGGATGGCGTTAATTGCTCTTGAGAAGGAACAGCGGTGGCATAGAATAGTTCAG GTAATCAAATGGATGCTAAGCAAGGGACAAGGAAACACAATGGGAACATATGGGCAACTGATCCGAGCTTTAGATATGGACCAGAGACCGGAAGAAGCACACAAGTTTTGGGAGAAGAAGATTGGCATGGATTTGCATGCAGTTCCATGGCAGTTATGCAAAAGTATGATAGCTATATATTATCGAAACAACATGTTGAAGAATATTGTAAAG CTCTTTGAGGGCCTGGAAGCTTTTGATCGGAAACCTCCAGAGAAGTCAATTGTCCGGAGAGTGGCAGATGCATATGAGATGTTAGGCATGCTTGAAGACAAAGAGAGGGTGTTACAGAAGTACAACCATCTTTTCACAGAAAATGTAGCACTCAAGAAATCTAAAATGGCCTTGTctaagaaaaacaagaaacatgGTTAG